The window AGCGTCCACCTTATTGCCTAGGAAGGCCCTTTGGatgtatagagagagagagagaggtacccCGATATATCCACCATACATTACGGAAATACCCCCAATATCCTTGAAACTAAGTGCCTGCCTAGGCGCAGGTTAGGTTTCCTCATTCCTGGCAACTCACTAGCGCCTAGCCTTGCCTAGATGACCTGACAACCATGCTCAAAAGTACTCACAAACAGTCTTTCCACCCAAAAGCTAACAATGTCCAAGAAGAAAATATAACTGATGAGGCAAGATGAGGAGCATAGCAACTACAATACAATGAATTCATCAAAGATGAGGTTACCTGATTGGGCAGTAGTGAGGAAGTTTGTCCAGAATCTCCAGCTCTTCAAGTGTTATCTGATCCACCTTGTTCACGACATAGATGCAGGGCGTATATATTCTACTACCCTCAATTACATCTATGAGATCATCAGCAGTTGCATCATACCGAAGAGTTATATCAGCATTATGAATTTTGTATTCACCACATATGGCCTTCACTGTTTCAACATCAAGGTGTGTATTTGCCACCGTTGATGTGAAATTAATTCCACCTTTATCTTTCCTCCTAAAAGTCAAATTAGGTGGTTCCTTGTTTAACCTGTAGtcatacataaaaaataaaaaaaaagaataaaaacttTGAAGAAGGAAGTACAAACAAGCAGCAGAATGgtttatattatatatgacaTTTCTACATTGGTGGATCCACAAGGCAAGATAGTGATTACAATCTAACAAATACAAAGACGCACAAACCATAGACAATACAAAGTAACACATATAGCTTCCAATAATCATGAATACATGACATCACTTAAAAGCTAAAATCATTTAAGAACTGCAGAAGAATCATATAAAGTAAAATCGCAATTATCAGGAAAACATACTACTATACTAAGGATAcaagttatttatttatttcccttttttttttgggggggggggggggagataagTTATATTCCCTCTATTTGTACATTTAGCCAACAGAATTCATTTGGAAAGTGAACAAAAAGGTTTATAAGAATAAGAACCAAAAGATAATAGAGCCACGTAATTTTCTTCAATCAACACACTGGATTtacctttccttttttctttgggggtgggggggggggggggaggggggggttgCATGGTTTAAGTAGCTCCTCataaaaaaagaggcaaaacCCGAAAACAGAAAACAACCATTGTACCTTGCGAGGAAACCATCAATGTAGTCCCTGTTACTCCTTACTAGATCAATAAATCAGTGAATAACAAAGAACTCTCTTAAAAGGTAGAGTACATACAGATTCCCAATTGAAAGAGAAGGAGCCTGAAGACCTTGATGCCCTTGAATGAATACACATACAGATATATCTGCATCTTAAGTTGTTAGGGTTTGTCATGCCAGTCCAGACAATATATACTCAAGTATAAGAGCATTTTGTGTTTATGACCTTATAACATCATTTAAGAGATGCTTGGGAAAGAGAGAATAGTCTATAATCACTAGGTAATGGGGGGAATGTCTGGAGATCAATTATATTCATGTTATGCTAGAATTTTCTCAGAGAGGTTCCTTTTGTATgtattctccttttcttttgctGCTCTTTGTAAGCCACTTGATACCAACATGATTCTGTTGAAACCTATTAAAAGAAACACATTTTAgccagaaaaaaagaaagatatcgAATAGGAATGGAGAAATAGGTTCCAACGATGGATGTAGAAAGAGTTCAGATGGTGAGGACACAATAGCATATTGAATAACCTGCTTAATCAATGAGGGAAAGCCTTGGCCAATGATTCCTCCAAGGAGGGCAAGGAATCAATCTGTTGGGAGCAACTTTCAGCAGTGATCCCTCAGTTCTTGAATCAGGTAACCCTCACCTTTTGATCCATCCTCAAGGAGCATACTATTCTCCTTTTAGATTGAGAGATGAGTTGCTGAAGGTGGAACAGAAAAGCTCTCTTCAATTTTATGGAAATCTGGGGCAGCTCGTAAGGACATGCATCTGTTAGCATGTTTCTCAAGGAGTCACGTAATCTTAGTTACAGTGGTGGTTTTTACTAAGCTAGAATGCTGACAACAGTGCAGTTTCAGCATTAAATGCTAGATCCTTAAACCAGTAGGTTTCGGAATCTACTAAGTTGACAATTTGGAGTTCTAGAAACTCTTATTTAGGGCATAACTATCTGTGGAATAGAGACATTGAGGGATCTACAGAAGGGGTACAGACAGTTTTGTACTGGAGAACTTGAATGCATAATCGCATAAATTCACCTTGTGATTGTgaaattattttgaattttgttcCATGAAATATATTTCTAGATGTTTTTCATTGGTTTTCAGTAGAAACTGTAGATTTTGGCATTGTCAAAGTAGAAGGGATTGAACTTCATTGCAGTGGAGGCTCAATGAAAATTATGAAATGCAAGGTGCAAGACAAAAATTATATACTACAAAGCATGTAACTTCCCCGAGGTCTTACCAAGTATGTTAAATTTTGCACAAATGAAAGCATAACCCTGTAATTGATTTAActgataaaataattaaaagtggCATAAATtatatagaaaagaaaaaaagaggacaTAAAAGCAGATAACCTGCCATAATTTGATCTCCCAGAACTCAAAGGAAACAGTGAACAGAAGATTTCACCTATTGTCCTCGGATACTACAAAAAATTGAACCAGAGCTAAATGCAAGagtgaaagaagaaagaaggttaAATTTAATCTAAAATTACCTTATGCCAAATCCTTCAAGCTCTTTCTCTATCAGACGCTTGTGAGTTATCGGTTTTATTGCATCAAGAACAATTAAAATACAATTGCATGTCCTAGCAGTGCTGATAACCTGGATTACAATGCCGCAACATTTCACATTGAGCACTCTAGTATATCCAGTATATGCATCAGAAGCATCAAAGAGGAAAATAACCATCACTAACACAATATATCAATCAGATCATGTGTCACACCAACATCCATTAAAAAGCATTATGTGCATCATAAGATCCATAGCTTGATATGAAATCCAAATAGACCTGCAGAAAGTAACTTATTTAAACAGGATCACCATAAGAGGCACATTTACTTGAGATTTAGCAGGGCTATTCAAAAGATAAATGCCGGATATATAGGACAATTGACTTTACCATCAAACAGGGAACTAGTAATTCAGCAAGAATCGCACTTTTTGGTAGTACAAAGGGGGAATTGGCCCAAAATTGGACAGGGGTCAAAACATAGCCGGGCACTGGCGGCTGACTCAAGTGGCCCCCGAACCACACGAAATGATCGCCTATTACATGGCTCACTAACTCTGCCTGGGGTGGGGGTATCTATTTTCCTACAGAGTGGAATCCAGTGGAGCCAAAAGGGAAGAACCGCTAAAGGTGGATGGTAGAGTATAGCCAAGAGGCTTTCTTGTTCGTAGAGGACCTAACAGAAgcctatttatatatatgtataggcTCATTAACTTCTGTGCTTGTAAAATCTGcgagtttgtgtgtgtgtgtgtgaaccattcatattttttcttgtggcagaaaatcagataaataatcATCATTTCAAACACAAGGTGAGGTGGTTGTTTTGTCCATTTTCAATTCCTAAGCCTGAACATTTCTAATAGCCAAGTAGATGATCGATAAGTAAAATTATCCAGAAAAACTATCCAATAgaaatcttgattttttttattagtgaTTTTAAATGATACTGTTATACGCTGATGGGGTCTTTTCTGACAGATGCATTTCAGAGCCAGTGATTTCAATGTTTTTATGACTGCAATCAATAACCTCCACAGGAATGTCATCATTAGACCTAAGGATTCCCATCAAAGCCCGaagtttaaagtatcagtagCAACAACAGTATTTATAAGTCTGTTTCAAGAGAACCattatggatatggatatgctTGTATAAACAAGGAAATGCAAGACACACAGCAATTATagaaatattataaatacatgtttAAAGCAAATTATGTTGGATAAGGTACAGATAATGCAAGCTGTATTAGCAATAAACATAATGGAAAacaataaatgaaaagaaaaaactcaaaaaaatactCAACTTTGATTTTTTCAGTCCCAACTTCAATTTAATACAACCAAACCttaattttggtcattttggccTTGAGATCACAATGGAAAGTGATAAATTTGAAAGGATGGGCAGACTAAGAAGAAGTTGACATAATAGATGGTTTACACCATACTAGTCATATACTGAAGTACTGGTTAGTGTTTTTCACATCATGCACTATAAGTATTGTCATGACTTGTACTTAGGGTACACTTAGATATCAAAGAAGCTCATAGTTTGCCTGCAGCATTCAAAAACCTTGCATTAACTGGGAACAGAATCCACAACACAAACTGAGTCATGAATGGAGTTAGCTAATTGACATCTAAAGGATGGATGTAGTCATCATGGAAGCAATAGATTAGACTCTTTAATGAGGTCATGAAATCTCTATTTTCATCTAGAACATGAGGCCAAGTAACGAAGAACACCAGAAGATTTTCCCTAAACTGATACGAAATAAGGGACCAGGTAATACTGAAAATAAAGATCATGCCTCAGTCCCAGCAAGGATAAAGTCATCAACTGCAATCCCGAGCAAAGATTTAGGGTACTTTAGATGATAGAGCATAAAATACAATCAGGAAACTGTAAACTTGGAGGGAATCTAGGAATTTGAAACATGTCATCCAGCAAATTACTATTTCCATTGTATGCTTATCAGATAACAGTATGCAGTTGCAACACAAAACTGAGAAGCAATAAAGAAGCATATAAATTACAGAACAAGGTGTTAGAAACAAGAATAAGGGCATTTTACCTGCCTTCCTCTACCTTTCCCGTCCTTTGCACCCTCAATAATCCCAGGAAGATCCAATAACTGCCaggggagaaaaagagagagctTTAAAAGAAAGTGAAGTCGAAATATTTACCGACATTTCTGACCTAACAATACCCATAAGTTTTGGAGACACTATTAAAAACAAGATGAACATCATGCATGAAATTTACTGCAGCTTTAAATGAATAAGCCACATTCATCAGTTTTACACACTTTCCAACACAGCATGTAATGCCTACAATGTTAGTGGCACAAAAGGAATTTTTATATTCTAGTTacatttgaatttaattttgtaaaaaaaaattttgacccTTAATAGTTGTGAAGTTCCAAGAAGAATAATAGTAAGGATATAAAATCTCAGATTCATGAAATAAAGTGATTGGCCTCGTATGTTGTTTCTATCAAACAAAACTgatcctggttgattggctcctagttagtctcctaccaatctaggactacattaaaaaCCTTAATGATGACTACAAGTCTCAATGCAGAAATCAGCCGAATCATAGAGATCTCAACCAAAACAAATGGTACTAAAGCAACTAGCAGTGAAATTTAACTACTAGGAGTTCTTTTGATGTCAATAAAGCATTAAATATGCAGTCAAAGACAAATTGAAATCAACAAAATATGCTAGCTTAGTCTATGGTTTCAAAACAAAAGGAGAAGATATTTAGTTCCCAAAATACTCTTCGGTAGAGGCCTTGCCTATATTCAACATATTTTTATTCTGTAAGGAAGCAGCTAGACTGCTGGTAGCATGATTAAACACTGCAGTTGCATGCAGGGGAAACATATAAACTATGTTGGCGGAAGTGTTGCCTCAATATGGGTTAAGAGTCGAAACAAAACACGGAGAGTATGAGCTATTGGTCAAAAATcagaaaccataaaaaaaaaaaaggatctgtGAAAGCTATGCTGCATTCTTATATTTAGCATCAGAGTCTGACACTACTGAGTGCCATGTTTGACGAACCCTAATAAATTAAGTTCCATTGATTGGGGAAGATAGACTTAGTTGAGCTGTTGAAATAGGAGTTAGTAACTAATAAATTGGATTCAAAAGTAGGAAATCTTATAAATTATAGCATTTACCTATATACAGAGTGTATACATAAGTAAAATGCTATTGTCTTTGTTAGCTAGAAACTTTATATAGGACAGCAGTTGACTCCTATATAATGATGATAATTTACGTCATAGTaacagaaaggaaagaaaagcaaaaatctCCAGAGTCTCACTCAAGTGTCCCTGGAATTTGGAATTCAATAAGTGGCCACAACAGAAATTTCATTGCAAGTCCAAGTGAGATAGCTTGAAAAATAACAATCAATTGTCAATTAAATGCAAAATCATAGAACACAagaaattttgaataaaaaaaaattccaaatcagGATTTAAGTACTACATAGTATCACAAAAGTTATCCACTGAGAAGATTACTGCACCCCAAAAATCTAATTTTGGGAGAATGAAGGACAACTTTTATAATCACAGATATATAGAGCTACCAGCAGCACCAAGAAGGACCTCCTAAGCTTTTGACGAAGGATAGATACCTGAATTTTAGCTCCTCTATACGTTATAACACCAGGAATGCAGGTTAATGTAGTAAATTCATAGGACGCAACCTGCAAATCATGAGAGTTGTTAAGAATTGGCAGAAAATTCTCAAATGCAGACTCGATAACATATCTTACATGTATTGTCAATAAGAAAAGGTAAGAGATCCAGAAAGGCATCGTATTTCAAGTCTTAAGTCAAGACTTCATGCAAAGGCTTAAGAACATGataacatttaaaaaataaaatcaaccTGAAATGGTGCTCTTTGATGAGTGCATAAACTAAGAAGATAAATCAGAAACAAATGTGCAGGCGCAAAAATCTAGGATGTTTAGATGGTGTTTAGAAacattttcatttgttttcgtTTAAAAACAGCAAAAacggttttgtttttgtttatgttttagaCACACAAACTATCCAGACACAATTGTTcttaaaaattacaaaaatagaaagagtgTTTGGCAGTTTGCCTATACGCACATCAGATCTGTCTTTAATTCAAAATCCATGATGAAAGCTCCAAAATCCATGATCAGTAGTGAACAGCCAAGATTCAATAAATCTCTGCTACTTTAGGGTTGAAATTCAGAGAGAGAtgtgcaatctgaaaatccagatttggatctcagatgcaagcaagtccaataatcaaatctgtgaGCAGATCTGATATAAAGGAAGCAACTATGTTGTTAAGGGAAGGAAGACagatgagatcgatcttcttgggaggaagatgagagaagaagagaagagaagaaatcagttTTGGGATACAAATCCTGATGCAATGCTCAACAGTACCATAGCTCTTGGAAAAAACTCATCGatttcctctctcttccattgTGGTGGAGATGTTCTTCCAACCACTCAATCCAATTTAATAATGTGCTGAGGAGAGTCACAATTCCCAATAAGCACCATCACAATACTGAGAAATGGAGAATTCAACAAAGACATTGTCCTCATACTCAATGATGATCTGATTGGTCTTTGATAACATCTCCACCACAGATCGTGAGACGAAATTGTCGCTTTGCCCTTAATCAATGAACAAAATAGCAAGCTTTCCATTGGGCAAGCGAACTATAAACTTGAACACAAAGGAATCCATGGTCAGgtttgctttgataccaattaatgcaATTTGAAATCTAGATTTGGACCTCAGATGCAAGCAGATCCAATAATTaaatctgagataaaggaagcaactacgttgttaagggaagaaatcagatcgatggaaagggaggaggagagatgCAATTGgtcttcttgggaggaagaagagagaagaagagaacagaagagaaggaaagaattcAGGTTCGGGATACCAGTCCCGTATCCACTACTTCACAGCACCAAAACTCTTAGAAAAAACACATTcttttactcaaatcatctctaattgatagggtatatatattatatatatatacatacatacattctaaaattcctaatttgactcataaatgGACTCCTAATCGctctaatacactcaataaagtaaataaactaaaAACATAACTCTATAGCTATTAAGTAATTTAATCTAATTCAAACACTCGACTTAACTAATAATCCCGTGTACTaactttatccccactttatggaCTTATAAATTATccccattacatcaataaacccaaagaTAAGAAGCCTAAGGTCCATAGAACCCATACATTAGCCAAATTAAAGTCTTTTGAGGCCCAAATaacccaattggacaatcttaactgcatcagAGAGAGTTTTTCAGAAAATCCTTCCTTTCATTTGACATCTTACTTGGGattttgcacatttttttttctcccagaGTCAATCTGAGAAAGAAGCACACGAACACCCATGTGCCCAAAGGAGACGACCAGCAAGGCACAAGCAGGAGATTCTGAACCACCATCTgcaagaggaagggggagagggagagagagagagaggcttcATGTTGTGGTAGACGGAGTACCAATTCCATGCCGGACTGGGTAGAGAGGGATTCTGGGGCTGCTGTTTGCAGACAGAAAGAAGTGGTAGAGAGAGAGGATGAAACTCTGCTCCTATGGTTTGGGCGAAATGAGAAAGGTGGATGGGAGACAATGGTCTGCTGGAGGTTTTATATTTGCGGTGTTATAATGGTACAAAGACCATTTTTCTTCCACTGAACACATACATTTTAAACAACTgtgcaaaaatgaaaaaaccgcatcacttctatttttttcttgaagCATCTTGTTATTGCTTCCaaatttgctctttttttttgggttttcttgtgacaaaaagaaaagatggaagaaaatGCGAAGCAAGACAAACAGTGTTTTCGGCtgggaaaaaaataacaaaaaaataaaacatgtcaAAATTCCATCTTAATTGTTCATAAGGCTAAGTTTCATAAAGCAACTTTTTATGGCCATTTTGCAGCAGGATCTGCTTGTTTCTTATAGGCTTACAGCATCCTGAACTTCTTTAAATCCATCACACCTTTATGAACTCAGATCCATCCTAAATTTTGACCATCCATGTCTTTCCTCAGTACTTATCACACATATTTTTGGTCTACCCCTTGTTCTTCTAGTTCCTCTAAATCTGTACCATATAACTTCTTACTGGTGCACATATGTATCAGATGAATGACAGAAGGAGAAAGCCGGCCTAGAAAACAAAAGCACAAgggcagagagaaagagattggggggggggggggagctagagggagagagagatagagagagatgcCAACAAAGAGTATGTCCTAAGTGGGAATGAACAGAAACTGCAGCCTTTTCAGGTCTTACCAGAAGAGCAAGCATTATACAGGCTGAAGATAGGGAAAAACAAGGTAAAACAGACGACAAAGCAACAAAAGACAACCACCATTACTCAAGACCACCCAACCTAAGGAAAGtaaatttctcaattcatgtTTCATAAATAACATGAggaaagttttaaaaaaaatatactaaACAGCAATCCAACTCATGCAATAACATGCAGGAGACGCATACCTCTGAAAAAGTGCCCGTTAATTTATTCAGAAGGGTTGATTTCCCAACTGAGGGGAAGCCCACTAGACCAACTCTTGCATCTCCACTTTTGGTAACATCAAACCCTTCACCTGCACCACCACCTCCTTTTGATGGAGGAGCAAGGAGGTCCCGTCTTAGCTTTGCAAGTTTAGCCTAGATCAACAAATGAGATCAAAGCAGATTACTTCTGTTAAAAGTAACTTGAAACTACAGAcacaaattaattaaatgacAAAGTTCACATCAATTCTATGCCTGGAAAGAAAGAAGTCCATCAATTGTAGTTTAATTCTGTTCAGCAACACAAATTGcagataaaacaaaaaaagtttgCATAGTGAATTGACAAAATTAATTGTAAATAATCGTAAATGGATGTATAATAAAATTAACATCCTGAAGACAAAttagatgaaattttttattaaaagcaCAGAATAATAATTTCAGTTATCAAGAAAAACTacttagaaagaaaaaaaatcaccttTGCAGAAAGATCTGATGTTGAGCCACTCAACATAAGTTTCAAAACGTTCAAGATTTTGTACACACATCAGATAAAGATAGACATTGATGTTAAAAAGCTAATAAATCATCTATTCCAATAACTATCAGAAACATAGGGATTTTGGACATGATTaaattatgaagaaaaaaattctcAGCAAAAATAGATTAACCACTCAAATGAAGAAACCAGAAAATGgtcaaaggaaataaaaaatcaaaactaattaataaaagtGACTGAGAAGATGTAGAAGGCTGAAGCTGAACATAGGACCTTCTACTTAAGATCAAAGTTCACCACACTATGCTATTCACCAAAGTACACCTCACTGTGGTCTCTGCTCGTAATCATGATGTGCGTGGCAAGTTCGATCCCAGGGGGCTCTGGTGTATTTTTCTTGGCTATTCTGCCACTTAGAAGGgatataaatgttatcatcctccctCGCGGAAGTTGTTTGTCACCATGGACATCGTCTTTCATGAGTTTGAGGCTAATTATCCATCTATTGCACCTCTTCACGGGGAGCCTTCTCCAAGGGAAGATGTGACCTTAATAACTTCTCTGGATATGCCTACAGTGGAAGATATTTCTATTGAACTTGAGGAGGGTGTGACAGGTTTGGAACAGGAGCAACCTTCAGTCCAGAGGGAGCAACTTGAGAAGAGCATGACTGGACAGGAATAGGAGCAGCCCACAGTCCAGGGGGAGCCTCCTCCTCCTGCTCCGTTAAAAGTTTTTGTTTGTACTCAGAGTAAGAACCAAGTTGATGCTACCACCACCATTGCACCTAGCCAACCGTCCTTACCGGATCCAAGTCCTTCAAAAGATCTCACTCCATTTGGTGAGTCTTCTCCTCCTAGTGATCCTAGTCTTAACTTACCAATTGTTGTTTGTAACCCCGtagaacttgcactcagcattCCATTTCTAATGTGGTTTTATatgactctttctctctccgATTATATTTTTGTCTCTTCGTTGTcctttgtttctattcctaacaaCTGCTAGGAAGAACTAGCTAATTCAAGGTGGAAagaggcaatgaatgaagagatgaggGCTCTTGGGAAGAATGACACGTGGGACTTGGTAAATCTTcctccaaaaaaagaaaactgtaGACTGCAAGTGGGTTTTTGTAGTTaaacagaaggcagatggaacagtggatagatataaagcaagGCCGGTTGCTAGGGgattcactcagacatatgtgATTGACTATCAGGGAACCTTTGCTCCAATAGCCAAAATGAACATTTTCTGAGTCACCCTCTCATGTGTAGTCAACCtaggatgggatcttcagcaacttgatgtcaagaatgccttcctccatagaGAACTTGAAGAGGAGGTGTAAATATCCCTCTTGGATTTGCTTTACAGGAAACCCATAGCAGAACTTGTAAGCTGAAATGGGCTTCATATGGTCTAAGGCAGTCTCCAAGGGCATGGTTTGGACactttcataaagccatggtgatgtagataagtcacctaaagggttttattgaaaataaactttaggttgggtcatatatgtattgagactttgatcccatgggtttacctTGTAactggccaatttaatgagcctaaaatatgggtagaaagtaggaaaacgggatttgcttcattagtttagttaagagtcctattttgagtctgatttctttattatttcactttcttagtcaatttaggttagtttattagttaaggataaggttaggcctttcttttttagtgtctaagtctctttttgagtcttctatataagtttgtaagggaggccaacattgtacacgaatttgaatgaatagaaaagttgtttatgcaatgttgaaaatcctgagataggatgggtaagatgcctaggctgagatagccaacctCAACCTTCCCCAATCCCGTTCCATCCGTTcttgaatccaaaccctaattttgttcaaatcgatctcaagagtGCTAAAAGCTGTTGAGATTTCTTTGAATtgattgtcacatcgatttcttgaagattacctcatcaagatcattgctatttcaacaggttacaaatttgtgtgTTTTTATCTGTTATTTCAACCAAGGAAATCGTTCCCCCATTTGACTTCctattgttctcttggttccctcatatgatttcttatttattggagcgttttctatttgatcctgcctaggattagacctattcaggttctagtcttacattatttggtatcagagctataggTACACCGTACACCAAGTACAAGTGACCAAATCACTCTTCAACAACTGGCTAATATAGTCAAAGGTTTTTCTGAAGAGATGAAAACGATGGAGCAACAAATAAATACAATGTCTCAGCAGGGTAATGCAAAACGATTCACTCCACGGTTAGGTAATGGTTACTATGCAAAATTCTGCCCGCAAAGAGGGAAGGCAGACTCAGTGATCACAGCCATTGAATCCATTCCGGAGATGTTGGTGTGTGAACAACATCTTGATGGTGATTGGGCTGTTAATGTTGCTCTGAAGGAGAAGAGTCTGAAGACACACTGAATGATAGCATTGACATCTATGAGGTTAATGTTGAGGTTAATGctaggatttctttcaactgattgtcacatcgaCTTCTTAAAGATtaccacatcaagatcattgctgcttcaacaagttacaaatttgtgggcttttatttgttatttcaaccaaggaaattgtttcctcatttgagttcccattgttctcttggttccttcATATGATTTCTTATGTATATAAAGGAGGgatttctatttgatcctgcctgggattaaaCCTATTCaagttctagtcttacattagatGGTGTCCATTGGCTATAAACAAAGTAATGCAgatcatactttgtttattaAGAAGACAGGTGATCACATTACAGTCTTTATGGATAACCAGTGAGCATTGAATGCCACCAGTCATTATGGCCAAACATAATGGATGAGTCAGAGATGGCTCGAAGAATGATTTTTTGATTGTCTACATAGATGATATTGTAATTACCGGAAGCAGTGTTGATGAGATATCTCAACTAAAGGCATACTTGGGAACaaagtttgagatcaaggacttGGGTAAGTTGCGATATTTCCTTGGCATAGAAGTTTCTCA is drawn from Telopea speciosissima isolate NSW1024214 ecotype Mountain lineage chromosome 1, Tspe_v1, whole genome shotgun sequence and contains these coding sequences:
- the LOC122660452 gene encoding developmentally-regulated G-protein 3 codes for the protein MATVMQKIKDIEDEMARTQKNKATAHHLGLLKAKLAKLRRDLLAPPSKGGGGAGEGFDVTKSGDARVGLVGFPSVGKSTLLNKLTGTFSEVASYEFTTLTCIPGVITYRGAKIQLLDLPGIIEGAKDGKGRGRQVISTARTCNCILIVLDAIKPITHKRLIEKELEGFGIRLNKEPPNLTFRRKDKGGINFTSTVANTHLDVETVKAICGEYKIHNADITLRYDATADDLIDVIEGSRIYTPCIYVVNKVDQITLEELEILDKLPHYCPISAHLEWNLDGLLEKIWEYLDLTRIYTKPKGLNPDYEDPVILSSKKRTVEDFCNRIHKDMLKQFKYALVWGSSAKHKPQRVGKEHELEDEDVVQIIKKV